A region of the Betaproteobacteria bacterium genome:
GTGCTGACGATCTCGAAGTAGAGCAGGGCATAGCCGCCGGTCTTGCCGACCGTCTTCATGTTCTCCATGCCGGCGATGCCGACGACGATCGTGCAGAAGATGATCGGCGCGATGATCATCTTGATGAGCTTGATGAAGCCGTCGCCAAGCGGCTTCATCGCCGCGCCGGTTTCGGGAAAGAAGTGGCCGAGCGTGATGCCCAGGATGATCGCGACGATCACCTGGAAGTAGAGCGACTGGTAGAGCTTGCG
Encoded here:
- a CDS encoding cation:dicarboxylase symporter family transporter is translated as MAHRKLYQSLYFQVIVAIILGITLGHFFPETGAAMKPLGDGFIKLIKMIIAPIIFCTIVVGIAGMENMKTVGKTGGYALLYFEIVST